The following are encoded in a window of Candidatus Zixiibacteriota bacterium genomic DNA:
- a CDS encoding YbaK/EbsC family protein, producing the protein MPTSTLKDFLDRNRVKYVTVTHSQAYTAHEIAASAHIPAKELAKTVLVKADGKLTMTVLPATHRINFQELQTALGAERVELATEEDFRDVFPGCALGAMPPFGNLYGLEVVVADRLTKDVEIAFNAGTHTELVKLAYSDFERLVKPRVLKFT; encoded by the coding sequence ATGCCAACCTCGACATTGAAGGACTTCCTGGATCGCAACCGTGTCAAGTATGTAACCGTCACTCACTCGCAGGCCTACACAGCCCACGAGATTGCCGCTTCGGCCCACATTCCCGCTAAGGAGTTGGCCAAGACAGTGTTGGTCAAGGCCGACGGCAAGCTGACAATGACGGTGCTGCCTGCCACTCACAGGATCAACTTTCAGGAGCTTCAGACGGCCCTCGGCGCCGAGCGCGTGGAACTTGCCACCGAGGAGGATTTCCGAGATGTTTTCCCGGGGTGCGCTCTTGGAGCAATGCCACCGTTCGGAAATCTCTACGGTCTTGAGGTAGTGGTGGCCGACCGCTTGACGAAAGACGTAGAGATTGCCTTCAACGCCGGCACTCACACGGAACTCGTGAAACTTGCCTACAGCGACTTTGAGCGGCTAGTCAAACCGAGGGTGCTCAAGTTCACCTAG
- a CDS encoding FlgD immunoglobulin-like domain containing protein, with amino-acid sequence MKRSLMLGLLGTVLATASPALYAADCLEFDIELTPEVPAGEVGQGYFELSNCGDEAGTALLSITFEIPAGPTIVIDDIPVRLGAGETISREFLYPAPPAFVGYTFGVCVDATLGEAMASDCASTTIIESPGAPAAGAENFKFAMALSSECVEVDLELSDVIYTGAGDFFGEAYFELTNCGDEDAVIQLGLDIEGYDLFDVIALPVRLGAGETVSREWRFPVPPFIPAGSYTICVTATSGGAIATDCETIEVRSGQPVGASDQPISGVSNFPNPFNPVTSISFTLKDQLPVSVAVVNLLGQRVRTLVSDQAMAAGEQQVTWDGTDDLGRAVSSGIYFYLVEAAGQTVKEKMVLIK; translated from the coding sequence ATGAAACGTAGTCTTATGCTTGGCTTACTTGGGACTGTACTCGCCACTGCGAGCCCTGCCCTATACGCCGCCGACTGTTTGGAGTTTGATATTGAGCTGACCCCCGAAGTTCCTGCGGGCGAGGTCGGCCAGGGATACTTTGAGTTATCCAACTGTGGGGATGAGGCTGGCACTGCCTTGCTCTCAATCACTTTTGAGATTCCCGCCGGGCCAACTATTGTGATCGACGACATTCCGGTCCGTCTGGGCGCCGGCGAGACGATCTCTCGTGAATTTCTCTACCCGGCGCCGCCGGCTTTTGTCGGCTATACGTTTGGGGTTTGTGTCGATGCCACGCTGGGAGAGGCGATGGCCAGCGACTGCGCGTCGACCACGATCATTGAAAGCCCCGGCGCTCCGGCAGCCGGCGCGGAGAATTTCAAATTCGCCATGGCGCTCAGCAGCGAGTGTGTCGAAGTCGATCTCGAGTTGTCCGATGTCATTTACACGGGTGCGGGTGACTTTTTCGGGGAAGCGTATTTCGAATTGACCAACTGCGGCGACGAGGACGCGGTGATTCAACTGGGTTTGGATATCGAGGGGTATGACCTTTTCGATGTCATCGCCCTGCCCGTGCGGCTGGGAGCAGGCGAGACCGTCTCCCGCGAGTGGCGCTTCCCGGTACCGCCCTTCATACCGGCCGGCTCCTACACGATTTGCGTTACGGCCACGTCGGGCGGGGCGATCGCCACCGACTGCGAGACTATCGAAGTTCGCTCCGGTCAGCCGGTGGGGGCTTCGGACCAACCGATCAGCGGCGTGAGCAATTTTCCAAACCCGTTTAACCCGGTTACCAGCATCTCCTTTACGCTAAAAGACCAGTTGCCGGTTTCGGTCGCAGTGGTCAACCTGCTGGGGCAGCGGGTGCGAACACTGGTAAGCGATCAGGCTATGGCCGCAGGGGAACAGCAGGTCACCTGGGACGGCACGGACGATCTGGGCCGCGCGGTATCTTCCGGAATTTACTTCTATCTGGTCGAAGCAGCCGGTCAGACTGTCAAAGAGAAGATGGTACTGATCAAGTAA